The following are from one region of the Melioribacteraceae bacterium 4301-Me genome:
- a CDS encoding heavy metal-binding domain-containing protein, translated as MKAIKISMNLLIAILLLTNAALLAQVKKDTTKTMHKAMKHDHQMMHDSSSQHQMHNMKMMKDSTHQMINEEHKMTKGKKSPWIREGEIDLNAIDENKDGKVFQDQMDFNVISDKPGECPLCGMNLKEVTLQQAKENLLKHNFKVKNGVEQK; from the coding sequence ATGAAAGCAATAAAAATCTCTATGAATTTGTTAATAGCAATTCTACTTCTTACTAATGCTGCTTTATTAGCACAAGTGAAGAAAGATACTACCAAAACGATGCACAAGGCAATGAAGCACGATCATCAAATGATGCACGATTCATCAAGCCAGCATCAAATGCACAATATGAAAATGATGAAAGACTCAACTCATCAAATGATAAATGAAGAACATAAAATGACTAAGGGGAAAAAATCCCCTTGGATAAGAGAAGGTGAAATCGATTTGAATGCAATTGATGAAAATAAAGACGGAAAAGTTTTTCAAGACCAAATGGATTTTAATGTAATTTCTGATAAACCCGGTGAATGCCCGTTATGCGGAATGAATCTAAAAGAGGTAACTCTTCAGCAAGCAAAAGAAAATTTACTCAAACATAATTTTAAGGTTAAAAATGGCGTAGAGCAGAAATAA
- a CDS encoding P-II family nitrogen regulator codes for MKEIKAYIRRENADSITWNNEIICNDQDMDKSVEIIAKYDYTGNSDDGIIFISPIEESIKINTKETGAV; via the coding sequence ATGAAAGAAATAAAAGCATACATAAGAAGAGAAAATGCTGATTCGATAACGTGGAATAATGAAATTATATGTAATGATCAAGATATGGATAAATCGGTAGAGATAATTGCAAAATATGATTACACCGGCAATTCCGACGATGGTATAATTTTCATTTCACCTATTGAAGAATCAATAAAGATAAACACAAAAGAAACTGGTGCAGTTTAG
- a CDS encoding efflux RND transporter permease subunit, with translation MLQKIIEFSVKNKFLVILATAFIIGIGIYSLVNTPVDAIPDLSDVQVIIYTEYPGQSPKTVEDQVTYPLTTAMVSVPGSKVVRGYSFFGFSLVYIIFEDGTDIYWARSRVLEYLNYAQKRLPPKVVPTLGPDATGVGWVYEYQLTSNKRSLQELRSIQDWYLKYALSSVEGVAEVASIGGYVKQYQVTVDPAKLLAYNIPIDMIEMAIKKSNNDVGGEVIEMGEMEFMVRGLGYIKSIEDVENIPLMVNKKTNTPVYLKDVADVTLGPLMRRGLVEANGEGEVVGGIIVMRYGQNALKVIKDVKKKLEELKAGLPDDVKIEPVYDRSGLIERAIDTLKEKLIEEILIVALVCIIFLMHARSAFVAIFTLPTAILMSFIIMRWQGINANIMSLGGIAIAIGAMVDAAIIMIENAHKHIEHEALKPPEERRNRWQMIIEASKEVGPSLFYSLLVITVSFIPVFTLEAQEGRLFRPLAFTKTYSMAAAAILSITIVPILMGYWIRGKIMPEEKNPINRFLIKIYHPVVDFVIKHNKAVIVAVLIILGITIIPFKKIGSEFMPPLYEGDLLYMPTTMPGMSITKARELLQQTDKIIRQFPEVHHVFGKIGRAETATDPAGLDMIETTIMLKPESEWRPGMTPKKLIDEMDRAIQFPGVTNAWTMPIKTRVDMLATGIKTPVGIKISGPDLDTLQEIGRKVEAVMRTVPGTLSAFAERAVGGNYLDIEINRKEAARYGLTIDDVQKVIQTAMGGMAITNTVEGLERYTVNLRYSRELRDNIDALKRVLIPTPIGEQVPFGQLATFTPRKGPMVVRSEDTRPNAWVYVDIKDIDVGTYVKNAQKIVAEKIKLPAGYNITWSGEYEYMLRAQERLMLVIPMTLFIIFVIIYLNTRSLTKVAIVFLAVPFSLVGTFWLLYLLGYNLSIAVWVGIIALAGLDAETGVVMLLYLDIALKEWKEKGLLTGLKGLKEAIHHGAVKRVRPKIMTASVIIAGLIPIMWSHGTGADVMKRIAAPMLGGVVTSVLMELAVYPVIYYLWRSWEMKKEAKENLSRL, from the coding sequence ATGTTACAAAAAATAATAGAGTTTTCTGTAAAGAATAAATTTCTCGTTATACTTGCAACGGCTTTTATAATTGGAATTGGAATCTATTCTTTAGTGAATACTCCTGTGGATGCTATTCCAGATTTGAGTGATGTGCAGGTTATTATTTATACAGAATATCCCGGGCAATCACCAAAAACTGTAGAAGATCAAGTTACTTATCCTTTAACTACAGCAATGGTCTCTGTGCCGGGTTCTAAAGTAGTGCGGGGTTATTCATTTTTTGGTTTCTCACTTGTCTACATAATTTTTGAAGATGGAACTGACATTTATTGGGCAAGAAGCAGAGTATTAGAATATCTTAACTATGCACAAAAAAGACTTCCTCCCAAAGTTGTTCCTACTTTAGGTCCAGATGCAACAGGTGTAGGCTGGGTTTATGAATATCAGCTTACCTCCAATAAAAGGTCACTTCAAGAACTTCGTTCAATTCAAGATTGGTATTTAAAATATGCACTTTCTTCTGTTGAAGGCGTAGCTGAAGTAGCAAGTATTGGCGGATATGTTAAACAATATCAAGTAACAGTTGACCCGGCAAAATTATTAGCCTATAACATTCCAATCGATATGATAGAAATGGCAATTAAAAAATCGAACAATGACGTCGGCGGCGAAGTAATTGAAATGGGTGAAATGGAATTTATGGTGAGAGGACTTGGCTACATCAAATCAATTGAGGATGTTGAAAATATTCCATTGATGGTAAATAAAAAAACTAACACCCCCGTCTACTTAAAAGATGTTGCTGATGTTACGCTTGGTCCTTTAATGAGAAGAGGACTTGTTGAAGCTAACGGCGAAGGTGAAGTAGTTGGCGGTATAATAGTAATGAGGTATGGGCAAAATGCTCTCAAGGTTATTAAAGATGTAAAAAAGAAGTTAGAAGAATTGAAAGCAGGGTTGCCTGATGATGTAAAAATTGAACCCGTATATGACCGTTCGGGATTAATTGAACGAGCTATTGATACATTAAAAGAAAAACTCATCGAAGAAATATTAATTGTAGCCCTGGTTTGTATAATATTTTTAATGCATGCAAGAAGTGCATTTGTAGCAATCTTTACATTGCCCACAGCTATATTAATGTCTTTTATAATAATGCGCTGGCAGGGAATTAATGCAAACATAATGTCATTAGGTGGAATTGCAATTGCAATCGGTGCAATGGTGGATGCTGCGATTATTATGATTGAAAACGCACATAAACATATTGAACACGAAGCACTAAAACCACCCGAAGAACGAAGAAATCGCTGGCAAATGATTATCGAGGCATCGAAAGAAGTGGGACCCTCGTTATTCTATTCACTGCTTGTAATAACTGTATCTTTTATTCCAGTATTTACACTCGAAGCCCAGGAAGGCAGATTGTTCAGACCATTGGCATTCACTAAAACATATTCAATGGCTGCTGCTGCAATTCTATCTATAACAATTGTCCCTATTTTAATGGGTTATTGGATTCGTGGAAAAATAATGCCGGAAGAAAAAAATCCTATTAACAGATTCCTTATTAAAATATATCATCCTGTTGTTGATTTTGTAATAAAGCATAACAAAGCTGTTATTGTTGCTGTATTAATTATTCTCGGTATAACAATAATTCCGTTCAAAAAAATTGGCTCTGAATTTATGCCCCCGCTTTATGAAGGTGATTTACTTTATATGCCCACAACAATGCCCGGTATGTCAATTACAAAAGCAAGAGAATTATTGCAGCAAACAGATAAAATCATAAGACAATTTCCAGAAGTTCATCATGTCTTTGGAAAAATTGGTCGTGCAGAAACTGCAACAGATCCAGCTGGTCTTGATATGATTGAAACTACTATAATGTTAAAACCAGAAAGTGAATGGCGACCGGGGATGACTCCCAAAAAACTTATTGATGAAATGGATAGAGCTATTCAGTTCCCAGGTGTAACAAATGCATGGACAATGCCTATTAAAACAAGGGTTGATATGCTCGCCACTGGAATTAAAACACCAGTCGGAATTAAAATTTCTGGACCCGATTTGGATACACTGCAAGAAATTGGTAGAAAGGTGGAAGCTGTAATGCGAACAGTTCCCGGGACTTTAAGTGCCTTCGCAGAAAGAGCTGTCGGTGGTAATTATCTTGATATTGAAATTAATAGAAAAGAAGCCGCACGATATGGTTTGACGATTGATGACGTTCAAAAAGTTATTCAAACTGCTATGGGCGGTATGGCTATTACAAATACAGTAGAAGGATTGGAAAGATATACTGTTAACCTTCGCTACAGCAGAGAACTACGAGATAATATTGATGCTTTAAAAAGAGTTCTAATTCCAACTCCGATTGGAGAACAGGTTCCATTTGGTCAACTTGCAACTTTTACACCACGCAAAGGTCCTATGGTTGTTAGAAGTGAGGATACACGTCCTAATGCATGGGTCTACGTTGATATAAAAGATATTGATGTAGGAACTTATGTTAAAAATGCTCAAAAAATAGTAGCTGAAAAAATTAAACTGCCTGCTGGTTATAATATCACATGGAGCGGTGAATATGAATATATGCTGCGTGCTCAAGAACGATTGATGTTAGTAATTCCGATGACTTTATTCATAATCTTTGTAATTATTTATCTCAATACTCGATCGCTTACAAAAGTTGCAATTGTTTTTCTTGCTGTTCCATTCTCTTTAGTTGGTACTTTTTGGCTGCTTTATTTACTCGGTTACAATTTAAGTATTGCAGTTTGGGTTGGAATAATTGCCCTTGCAGGCTTAGATGCAGAGACTGGAGTCGTTATGTTACTTTATCTTGATATTGCATTAAAAGAATGGAAAGAAAAAGGTTTACTTACTGGATTGAAAGGACTTAAAGAAGCTATTCATCATGGTGCTGTTAAACGTGTACGACCTAAAATTATGACTGCTTCTGTAATTATTGCTGGTTTAATTCCAATTATGTGGAGTCACGGAACTGGTGCAGATGTAATGAAACGAATTGCTGCACCTATGCTTGGCGGTGTTGTTACTTCAGTATTGATGGAATTAGCTGTTTATCCTGTAATTTATTACCTCTGGCGTTCATGGGAAATGAAAAAAGAAGCAAAGGAAAACCTGTCCCGACTTTAG
- a CDS encoding efflux RND transporter periplasmic adaptor subunit: MRKIIITAIVFLIVGLGIGWLVFKSSTSSVQQKERKILYYRNPMDPTQTSPTPKKAPDGMDYVPVYADEGTKSGEKKIAYYKDPMHPWYTSDKPGIAPDCGMELVPVYEGESDVQGIKIDPVVVQNIGVRVQEVKRQKLNKVIRTTGKIDYDETKVTTITTKIMGWIEKLYVDYTGKYVSKGQPLFEIYSPELVSTQEEYLQAIRYLKKVSQSSSDVKEGAQELVNSAKRRLLYWDISEKDIEEIERNNAPKKTLTIYSPVNGIVVEKMVFLGQQIMAGMELYKVADLSTVWVMADIYQMDLPWIKLGQKVELELSYLPGKTYQGKVTYIYPFLNEETKTVKVRTEVRNTANYEFKPGMFATVKFVSPVSVDAIVVPNQAIIRSGERNIAVISLGGGYFDPREVKLGVESDGMVQVLEGIKEGEKIVVSSQFLIDSESNLKAAIQQMSGHAGMDMNKTMEQQKATEDHSKMNMDEKEKQKNDEKSKKSESIHKEHNESSIIRKGVIDLKAIDKNKDGKLYQDIMDWNVISDKPGKCPICGMTLKEFTIDEVKANLEKHGFQYKK; encoded by the coding sequence ATGAGAAAAATAATTATAACTGCAATTGTCTTCCTTATTGTTGGATTAGGTATTGGATGGCTCGTATTTAAATCAAGTACGTCTTCTGTTCAACAAAAAGAGAGAAAAATTTTATACTATCGTAATCCAATGGATCCAACTCAAACTTCTCCTACACCTAAAAAGGCACCCGATGGAATGGATTACGTTCCAGTTTATGCAGATGAAGGAACTAAAAGCGGAGAAAAGAAAATTGCTTATTATAAAGACCCGATGCATCCATGGTACACTTCGGATAAACCGGGAATTGCGCCAGATTGCGGAATGGAATTAGTTCCGGTCTATGAAGGTGAAAGTGATGTACAAGGAATTAAAATAGACCCGGTAGTTGTGCAAAATATTGGAGTTCGAGTTCAGGAAGTTAAAAGACAGAAGTTAAATAAAGTAATTCGAACTACAGGTAAAATTGATTACGATGAAACAAAAGTTACAACTATCACAACAAAAATTATGGGCTGGATTGAAAAATTATATGTTGATTACACGGGTAAATATGTCAGTAAAGGTCAACCGCTGTTTGAAATTTACAGTCCGGAACTTGTAAGTACTCAAGAAGAATATCTACAGGCAATTCGTTATCTAAAAAAAGTATCTCAAAGTTCGAGCGATGTAAAAGAAGGAGCTCAAGAATTAGTTAATAGTGCCAAGAGAAGATTGCTCTACTGGGACATTTCCGAAAAAGATATTGAAGAAATTGAAAGAAATAATGCTCCTAAAAAAACTCTTACTATTTATTCGCCAGTCAATGGTATTGTTGTTGAAAAGATGGTTTTCTTAGGTCAACAAATTATGGCAGGAATGGAATTATATAAAGTTGCCGACCTTTCGACTGTATGGGTTATGGCTGATATCTATCAAATGGATTTACCGTGGATTAAGTTGGGCCAAAAAGTTGAATTAGAATTGTCTTACTTACCAGGTAAAACTTATCAAGGTAAAGTTACTTACATTTATCCTTTCTTAAACGAGGAAACAAAAACAGTTAAAGTAAGAACAGAAGTGAGAAATACTGCTAACTATGAATTTAAACCTGGAATGTTTGCAACTGTTAAATTTGTTTCACCCGTTTCAGTGGATGCTATTGTGGTTCCGAACCAGGCAATTATCCGCTCTGGTGAAAGAAACATAGCTGTAATTTCATTAGGCGGCGGCTACTTCGACCCAAGAGAAGTTAAATTGGGTGTTGAATCAGATGGAATGGTTCAGGTACTCGAAGGTATTAAAGAAGGTGAAAAAATTGTTGTCTCCTCTCAATTCCTGATTGATTCAGAAAGCAATCTTAAAGCAGCAATTCAGCAAATGAGTGGTCATGCAGGAATGGATATGAATAAAACGATGGAACAGCAAAAAGCTACTGAAGACCACAGCAAAATGAATATGGACGAAAAAGAGAAACAAAAGAATGATGAAAAATCAAAAAAATCTGAAAGTATCCATAAAGAACACAACGAGAGTTCTATAATTCGCAAAGGAGTAATTGACTTAAAAGCAATTGATAAAAATAAGGATGGAAAACTTTATCAAGATATTATGGACTGGAATGTAATTTCTGATAAACCGGGTAAATGCCCAATTTGCGGAATGACACTCAAAGAATTTACAATTGACGAAGTTAAAGCTAATCTTGAGAAACATGGTTTTCAATATAAGAAATAG
- a CDS encoding TolC family protein, with translation MRRTSIIILIISGLFNILKAQTQKTYLDSLITEALQNNPQLKAAKNQYLSSEKKIKQVTAWDAPQVGIEFFQLPIQSFPNPLKNNMETDYFVQQMIPFPGKLNAMGLSATYNANMYEEQFNALKNKIIRDLKSAYYELYLVQRKIEINKENQELLRQFIEIASEQYKVGMGKQPDIIRAQTELSSLINDEVNLYKEKRDVETMLNTILNRPPYQPFKEIDSIYEDIPEFKYQQLLPVALSYRPELKGMKFNIEMYKSELKASELEFYPDIMVRVMYKNMTDTKNDFWSAMVGVNVPIAFWSKDKYSGKVEENQLNIKTAEEQFNSMKNMISYEVQNAIVKLETNRNLYNLNKNTVIPQAEQTLQSTLAAYKTGKTEFLMLIDAYRMLFMAKLDFYMSEMNLMLAKAQLEQAVGLSINEIVENINRN, from the coding sequence ATGAGAAGAACTTCAATTATTATTTTAATTATATCAGGGCTTTTTAACATATTAAAAGCACAAACTCAAAAAACTTATCTTGATTCCTTAATAACAGAAGCACTGCAAAACAATCCTCAACTTAAAGCCGCAAAAAATCAATACTTAAGTTCTGAGAAAAAGATAAAACAAGTTACTGCCTGGGATGCACCTCAAGTAGGGATTGAATTTTTCCAACTTCCGATTCAATCCTTTCCAAATCCATTAAAAAATAATATGGAGACAGATTATTTCGTTCAACAAATGATACCATTTCCTGGTAAACTAAACGCAATGGGATTATCTGCAACTTATAATGCTAACATGTATGAAGAGCAGTTCAATGCATTAAAGAATAAAATAATCAGAGACTTAAAGAGCGCTTACTATGAACTTTATCTTGTTCAACGCAAAATCGAAATAAACAAAGAGAATCAAGAATTACTTAGACAGTTTATTGAAATAGCTTCGGAACAGTATAAAGTAGGTATGGGAAAGCAGCCCGACATTATTCGTGCACAAACAGAACTTTCATCATTGATTAACGATGAAGTAAATCTTTACAAGGAGAAGAGAGATGTTGAAACGATGCTCAATACAATTTTAAATCGTCCACCTTATCAGCCTTTTAAAGAGATTGATAGTATATATGAAGATATTCCAGAATTTAAATATCAGCAGCTGCTTCCAGTTGCTTTGTCGTATAGACCTGAATTGAAAGGGATGAAATTCAACATTGAAATGTATAAAAGTGAATTGAAAGCATCTGAGTTAGAATTCTATCCAGATATTATGGTAAGAGTAATGTATAAAAATATGACTGATACAAAGAACGATTTTTGGTCTGCTATGGTAGGTGTGAATGTCCCGATTGCATTTTGGTCGAAAGATAAGTACAGCGGAAAGGTTGAAGAAAATCAGTTGAATATCAAAACAGCTGAAGAGCAATTTAATTCTATGAAAAATATGATTTCTTACGAAGTTCAAAATGCAATTGTCAAATTAGAAACAAACAGAAATTTATATAACCTCAATAAAAACACTGTAATACCGCAAGCTGAACAAACACTTCAATCAACACTTGCAGCATATAAAACTGGTAAGACCGAGTTCTTAATGTTAATCGATGCATACAGAATGCTTTTTATGGCAAAGTTAGATTTTTATATGAGCGAAATGAATTTAATGTTAGCAAAAGCACAATTAGAACAAGCAGTCGGTTTATCAATCAATGAAATTGTAGAAAATATTAATAGAAACTAA
- a CDS encoding type II toxin-antitoxin system HicA family toxin, which yields MILQSRAKRKSFKLTRYLKDDIKQSITIPNHKEVEKRTLKAILRQASKYISEVELKSHFFYE from the coding sequence TTGATTTTACAATCGAGGGCAAAAAGGAAGTCATTTAAACTAACTCGTTATTTAAAAGATGATATAAAGCAATCAATAACAATCCCGAATCACAAAGAAGTAGAAAAAAGAACATTAAAAGCAATACTAAGACAAGCTTCGAAATACATATCTGAAGTTGAATTAAAAAGTCATTTCTTTTACGAATAA
- a CDS encoding type II toxin-antitoxin system HicB family antitoxin: MPIVTQGLTLDELVNNLKEAIELHLENENLEELDIAPNPTVIANIEII, encoded by the coding sequence TTGCCAATTGTAACACAAGGTCTAACTTTAGATGAACTTGTTAATAATTTGAAGGAGGCTATTGAACTTCATCTCGAAAATGAAAATTTGGAAGAACTTGATATCGCACCAAATCCAACAGTTATTGCAAATATAGAAATAATTTAA
- a CDS encoding sigma-54-dependent transcriptional regulator gives MKLNFLLEMKEKILVIDDDESIRQTLTNYLKRIGYNVYAAEDGKSGLKSLQENQPDLIISDIRMPNLSGLEVLKKAKDIDANIKVILITAHDDIQTTIEAMQNGAYDYLEKPLDIERLRVTISRALESKILSERIDSFIEEEAQEFQPEKRIIGKSSAMREIYKLIGQVSNNRVTVLLLGESGTGKELVAKSIHYSGITKNQPFVAVNCTAITESLLESELFGHEKGAFTGADRTKKGKFELAGEGTIFLDEISEMSPHLQVKLLRVLQEREFERVGGETVIPMKARIIAATNRNLEQLVKEGKFREDLYYRLNVVSIKIPPLRERKEDIPLLVNYFLTKINKELHKNVTKVPDDVMLMLKNYDWVGNVRELENTLIQAVVLSTDDVLHKENILLRKSFSDISENENYLLPLHEVEKRHIKLVLDYTNWNKPKAAEILGISLPTLYNKIESYKISKQD, from the coding sequence TTGAAATTAAACTTCCTTTTAGAAATGAAAGAAAAAATTTTAGTAATTGACGATGACGAATCAATTCGTCAAACATTAACGAATTATTTGAAAAGAATTGGTTATAATGTTTATGCTGCAGAGGATGGAAAATCCGGACTAAAAAGCTTACAAGAAAATCAGCCCGATTTAATTATCTCTGATATAAGAATGCCGAATTTATCCGGGTTAGAAGTCTTAAAAAAGGCAAAGGATATTGATGCAAATATAAAAGTTATTCTTATTACTGCTCATGATGATATACAAACAACTATTGAAGCCATGCAGAATGGAGCTTATGATTATCTCGAAAAACCTTTAGATATAGAACGCCTTAGAGTAACTATATCGCGCGCACTCGAATCAAAAATATTAAGTGAGAGGATTGATTCTTTTATCGAAGAAGAAGCTCAAGAATTTCAACCCGAAAAAAGAATTATTGGCAAATCATCTGCGATGAGAGAAATTTATAAGTTAATTGGGCAGGTATCGAATAACCGTGTAACTGTACTTTTATTAGGAGAAAGCGGCACAGGAAAAGAACTTGTTGCAAAATCAATTCATTATAGTGGAATAACAAAAAATCAGCCGTTTGTTGCTGTAAACTGTACTGCAATTACAGAATCACTTTTGGAAAGCGAACTGTTTGGTCATGAAAAAGGTGCATTTACGGGAGCTGATAGAACAAAAAAGGGAAAATTTGAATTAGCAGGAGAAGGAACAATCTTTCTTGATGAAATTTCCGAAATGTCGCCGCACTTACAGGTGAAACTACTGCGTGTTCTTCAAGAAAGAGAATTTGAAAGAGTTGGCGGCGAAACTGTAATTCCAATGAAAGCCAGAATTATTGCTGCAACAAATCGAAACCTTGAACAGCTTGTTAAAGAAGGTAAGTTTAGAGAAGATTTATATTACAGATTAAATGTTGTTTCAATTAAAATCCCTCCGCTGAGAGAAAGAAAAGAAGATATTCCGCTTTTAGTAAATTATTTCTTAACAAAGATAAATAAAGAACTTCATAAAAATGTTACGAAAGTTCCAGACGATGTTATGTTAATGCTGAAAAATTATGACTGGGTAGGAAATGTTCGTGAGTTAGAAAATACTTTGATTCAGGCTGTTGTGCTTTCCACGGATGATGTTCTTCATAAAGAAAATATATTGTTGAGGAAATCTTTTAGTGATATTTCAGAAAATGAAAATTATTTATTGCCGCTTCATGAAGTTGAAAAGAGGCACATAAAATTAGTTCTGGATTATACAAACTGGAATAAACCTAAAGCTGCTGAAATACTCGGAATTTCTCTTCCAACACTTTATAATAAAATTGAGAGTTATAAAATCTCTAAGCAGGATTGA
- a CDS encoding ATP-binding protein: MELDFTQIPFLLASFIAAAGLIFIIYSRFSNVITSRLFIVTLILVIAYLISHTIHFVIMPSHDVTLLDQSCHSLLLMILLSITFLTFNYPEPKKIGIVTGFIILVPSVVLLILLWSGKLIIESHAHPKHFVAHFTPLYLFYVLWYLILIIVSTILIIIKYRRASDPNTRKQLLFFLFGLIITYIATFSFGIFFPWILGFYYLVEISPLAFLVGFIFFTAVAISKYNMLPAAIEKVHSFSLNKKIFFSALVVVPIIILLIQIPIGRVLFNINTHDELMRFFLHSIFIGLIVSLALSFIILKIIAQPIAMLKEKVLQIKEGNYDVNVKFKSTDEIGELTNAINSMAATLSRNRSELIHREERISILLNAFEKSLAAIAIVNNDLRLVEANPQFYNLIEQAYGRAKFSSIDLLQFQSEPDLFTNIIEEVKTKGKYFGEIKIAYNKNKSKDLLLSVTKIISPNQEQKGYLFVEIDITDKKKLEAEILRSEKLAALGAMSAVLAHEIKTPLTSIKMNVDILSQTLNLNDDDKECLEIIKKETNRLTQLVKEVLQFSKTSELTLSKVNLKFFIEEIFQLAKANNLYKQITFINETDDTDIFVDSDKFKQVMLNLVQNSIDAIENEGTIHLSSQVNEDAILIYIKDNGNGIEEPEKIFDPFFTTKPSGTGLGLSVSQKIIEQHNGTLRLISSKAGETIFEIKLPFRNERKNFSN; this comes from the coding sequence ATGGAATTAGATTTTACACAAATACCGTTTCTTTTGGCATCGTTTATTGCAGCAGCAGGTTTAATTTTTATAATCTATTCTCGTTTTTCTAATGTTATTACTTCCAGACTTTTTATAGTGACTTTAATTTTAGTTATTGCTTACTTAATCTCTCATACAATACATTTTGTAATAATGCCTTCTCATGATGTCACTCTGCTCGACCAATCTTGTCATTCGCTTTTACTAATGATTCTTCTGTCAATCACTTTTCTTACTTTTAATTACCCTGAGCCTAAGAAAATAGGCATAGTTACTGGATTTATAATTCTTGTGCCGTCCGTTGTTCTTTTAATTTTGCTTTGGAGTGGTAAGTTAATAATAGAGTCTCACGCACACCCAAAACACTTTGTTGCTCATTTTACCCCGCTCTACCTCTTTTACGTCTTGTGGTATCTAATTTTGATAATAGTGAGCACTATATTGATAATTATAAAATACAGAAGAGCAAGCGACCCAAATACACGGAAACAATTGCTTTTCTTTTTGTTTGGATTGATTATTACTTACATAGCAACTTTTAGCTTTGGAATATTTTTCCCATGGATACTTGGTTTTTACTACTTAGTTGAAATAAGTCCATTAGCATTTTTAGTTGGATTTATTTTTTTCACAGCTGTAGCTATTAGCAAATATAACATGTTACCGGCAGCAATTGAAAAAGTTCACTCCTTTAGTTTAAATAAAAAAATATTTTTCTCCGCACTTGTGGTAGTTCCAATTATAATACTGCTAATCCAAATACCCATTGGCAGAGTGCTCTTTAATATAAATACTCATGATGAACTTATGCGATTTTTCTTGCACAGTATTTTTATAGGTTTAATTGTCAGTCTTGCCCTTTCATTCATAATATTAAAAATAATAGCTCAGCCAATTGCTATGCTTAAAGAAAAAGTTTTACAAATAAAAGAAGGGAACTATGATGTAAATGTGAAATTTAAGTCAACAGATGAAATTGGTGAACTTACAAACGCGATTAATAGTATGGCAGCAACTTTAAGCAGAAATCGATCTGAATTAATTCATCGTGAAGAAAGAATATCAATTTTGCTTAACGCTTTTGAAAAATCACTTGCAGCAATTGCTATTGTAAATAATGATTTACGGTTAGTCGAAGCAAATCCTCAATTTTACAATTTGATAGAACAGGCTTATGGCAGAGCTAAATTTAGCAGTATAGATTTATTACAGTTTCAGAGTGAACCAGATTTATTTACAAATATAATAGAGGAAGTAAAAACTAAAGGCAAGTATTTTGGGGAAATTAAAATTGCTTACAATAAAAACAAAAGCAAAGATTTACTGCTATCAGTTACTAAAATAATTTCCCCCAATCAAGAACAAAAAGGTTATTTATTTGTTGAGATAGATATAACAGATAAAAAGAAATTGGAAGCTGAAATTTTGCGTTCTGAAAAATTAGCAGCACTTGGTGCAATGTCGGCTGTACTCGCTCACGAAATCAAAACGCCTTTGACATCTATAAAAATGAACGTGGATATTTTAAGTCAAACTCTAAATCTAAATGATGATGATAAGGAATGCCTTGAAATTATTAAGAAAGAGACAAATCGATTAACTCAACTTGTAAAGGAAGTTCTGCAATTTTCTAAAACATCTGAACTGACTTTATCAAAAGTAAATTTGAAATTCTTTATCGAAGAAATCTTTCAACTTGCAAAAGCAAATAATTTATATAAACAAATTACTTTCATAAATGAAACTGATGATACAGATATATTTGTTGATTCAGATAAATTTAAGCAGGTAATGTTAAATTTAGTTCAAAACTCGATTGATGCAATTGAAAATGAAGGAACGATTCATTTGAGTTCACAAGTAAATGAAGATGCGATTTTAATTTATATCAAGGATAACGGAAACGGAATTGAAGAACCAGAAAAAATTTTTGATCCTTTTTTCACTACAAAACCTTCAGGAACTGGTCTTGGATTATCAGTATCTCAAAAAATAATTGAACAACATAATGGAACACTAAGATTAATTTCTTCAAAAGCAGGCGAAACAATTTTTGAAATTAAACTTCCTTTTAGAAATGAAAGAAAAAATTTTAGTAATTGA